The Danio rerio strain Tuebingen ecotype United States chromosome 1, GRCz12tu, whole genome shotgun sequence genome includes a region encoding these proteins:
- the grhprb gene encoding glyoxylate reductase/hydroxypyruvate reductase, with protein MWCSRTALGRLQRIAPCTVTGHHRAMSALPKVYVTRRIPPDGLDILRKSGQVQFELWDSDDPVPRVELLNKVKGCDGILCVLTEKIDAQLLDVAGPNLKVLSTMSVGYDHLSLEELKKSLLIWACIFCRGIRVGYTPEVLTDAVAELTVALLLATSRRLIEATHEAKTGGWGTWRTMWLCGHELANSTVGILGLGRIGVAIAERLKPFKVKKFIYTDVEPRTELANMINAEYVSLDELAKQSDFLAICCALTPETHGICNWNLFSKMKKNAIFINTSRGGVVNQEDLYEALSTGLIAGAGLDVTTPEPLPTHHPLYTLKNCVILPHIASASYTTRNAMSALAANNLLAGLRGEAMPKELKL; from the exons ATGTGGTGCAGCAGAACAGCGCTCGGGAGACTACAGAGAATCGCCCCCTGTACCGTGACCGGACATCACCGCGCGATGTCCGCGTTACCGAAAGTGTATGTGACCCGCAGGATTCCACCAGATGGACTGGACATTCTGCGAAAATCCGGACA AGTCCAGTTTGAGTTGTGGGACTCTGATGACCCCGTGCCCCGAGTGGAGCTGCTGAACAAGGTCAAAGGTTGTGATGGGATTCTGTGTGTACTTACAGAGAAGATTGATGCACAGCTGCTGGACGTGGCAG GTCCAAATCTGAAAGTCCTCAGCACCATGTCAGTGGGCTATGATCACCTTTCTCTCGAAGAGCTTAAGAAAAG TTTGTTGATATGGGCTTGTATATTTTGTAGAGGAATCCGTGTAGGATATACACCTGAAGTCCTGACCGATGCTGTGGCTGAACTGACTGTTGCTCTGTTACTCGCCACATCCAGAAGACTTATTGAAGCTACGCATGAAGCTAAAAC TGGTGGCTGGGGAACTTGGAGAACTATGTGGTTGTGCGGTCATGAACTAGCAAACAGTACGGTTGGAATCTTGGGACTTGGGAGGATTG GTGTTGCTATTGCTGAGCGTCTGAAGCCATTTAAGGTGAAGAAGTTCATCTATACAGATGTGGAGCCAAGAACTGAGCTTGCAAACATGATAAATGCAGAATACG tgtctTTAGATGAACTGGCCAAGCAGTCAGACTTTCTGGCCATATGTTGCGCTTTGACTCCAGAGACTCATGGCATCTGCAATTGGAATCTCTTCTCCAAGATGAAGAAAAATGCCATCTTCATCAACACGAGCAG AGGTGGCGTGGTGAACCAGGAGGATCTGTAtgaagctctgtcgacgggtctgaTTGCTGGCGCAGGGCTGGACGTCACCACTCCTGAACCGCTGCCAACACACCATCCGCTCTACACCCTCAAAAACTGCG tgaTTCTTCCTCACATTGCCAGTGCGTCCTATACCACACGAAACGCCATGTCAGCCCTCGCTGCCAACAACCTGCTGGCAGGACTCAGAGGTGAAGCCATGCCCAAAGAGCTGAAACTGTAG
- the grhprb gene encoding glyoxylate reductase/hydroxypyruvate reductase isoform X1 has protein sequence MWCSRTALGRLQRIAPCTVTGHHRAMSALPKVYVTRRIPPDGLDILRKSGQVQFELWDSDDPVPRVELLNKVKGCDGILCVLTEKIDAQLLDVAGPNLKVLSTMSVGYDHLSLEELKKRGIRVGYTPEVLTDAVAELTVALLLATSRRLIEATHEAKTGGWGTWRTMWLCGHELANSTVGILGLGRIGVAIAERLKPFKVKKFIYTDVEPRTELANMINAEYVSLDELAKQSDFLAICCALTPETHGICNWNLFSKMKKNAIFINTSRGGVVNQEDLYEALSTGLIAGAGLDVTTPEPLPTHHPLYTLKNCVILPHIASASYTTRNAMSALAANNLLAGLRGEAMPKELKL, from the exons ATGTGGTGCAGCAGAACAGCGCTCGGGAGACTACAGAGAATCGCCCCCTGTACCGTGACCGGACATCACCGCGCGATGTCCGCGTTACCGAAAGTGTATGTGACCCGCAGGATTCCACCAGATGGACTGGACATTCTGCGAAAATCCGGACA AGTCCAGTTTGAGTTGTGGGACTCTGATGACCCCGTGCCCCGAGTGGAGCTGCTGAACAAGGTCAAAGGTTGTGATGGGATTCTGTGTGTACTTACAGAGAAGATTGATGCACAGCTGCTGGACGTGGCAG GTCCAAATCTGAAAGTCCTCAGCACCATGTCAGTGGGCTATGATCACCTTTCTCTCGAAGAGCTTAAGAAAAG AGGAATCCGTGTAGGATATACACCTGAAGTCCTGACCGATGCTGTGGCTGAACTGACTGTTGCTCTGTTACTCGCCACATCCAGAAGACTTATTGAAGCTACGCATGAAGCTAAAAC TGGTGGCTGGGGAACTTGGAGAACTATGTGGTTGTGCGGTCATGAACTAGCAAACAGTACGGTTGGAATCTTGGGACTTGGGAGGATTG GTGTTGCTATTGCTGAGCGTCTGAAGCCATTTAAGGTGAAGAAGTTCATCTATACAGATGTGGAGCCAAGAACTGAGCTTGCAAACATGATAAATGCAGAATACG tgtctTTAGATGAACTGGCCAAGCAGTCAGACTTTCTGGCCATATGTTGCGCTTTGACTCCAGAGACTCATGGCATCTGCAATTGGAATCTCTTCTCCAAGATGAAGAAAAATGCCATCTTCATCAACACGAGCAG AGGTGGCGTGGTGAACCAGGAGGATCTGTAtgaagctctgtcgacgggtctgaTTGCTGGCGCAGGGCTGGACGTCACCACTCCTGAACCGCTGCCAACACACCATCCGCTCTACACCCTCAAAAACTGCG tgaTTCTTCCTCACATTGCCAGTGCGTCCTATACCACACGAAACGCCATGTCAGCCCTCGCTGCCAACAACCTGCTGGCAGGACTCAGAGGTGAAGCCATGCCCAAAGAGCTGAAACTGTAG